In the genome of Arabidopsis thaliana chromosome 4, partial sequence, the window TCAAAAGGGAAAAAACCCTTCTGATGGCTCCAAATTGATGAAGGGGCGTGTTTCGAGGAACAAACGCTAGTGCAAGAGGTCCCCTTTGAAAGATATGGAGAAATGGCAACTGTAAGAGCTGATCATGCCACCAATCACACAGAATTTGCAAATGATTTGCTAACAGCAGCACAATTCCAGTAACATCTCTATCTTTAAGACCATTCTCTAAGATGATCATACGACGCAAGAACTCGGGGTGTCTCCTTAAAAGCACTCTTATCGTTTCCATTTGAACAACCATCTCGGTGGCACTAGACACTATCTGAGCAGTGTAAAACAGACCAGGAAATCTCAAGGACAGTTCAAAAACAGTCTGGTTCACAAACTCACTTTCCCTGCCCCAAGGACGAAAAGAAAAGCAGTATGCGTTGAAAGGCATCATCAAGATCCAAGGAAGAATCAGGTTCATGAAACGTAATGCTCTCATTAGCAATCCCATCAAGAATTCGTGCCATGGTAGTCTCTCTGGAGCGTTCTCGGAATAAACCGGAACAATTGAGTAGCTACGTTTGCAAATCTACAGTgggaacaagaaaaagagagaaactttaGAGACATCTTCCTCAAATCACATAGAAAAGaggaaatttttgaaaaagaagtaaaCTTTAAACTCAATTCGTAgcagaaacagagtttttgaaaaaggGGTTTAAAACCTCGCAATGGTTGCGTTTACGGCGATTGAGCCAGAGGAAAAGACAATCTGAGTGGATATACTTGAGAGAGCCTCTACACGCGCACGGATGTCTCAACGGATTGTCTGGTTCCTCCGGTGATTGGCAAATCCGACAAATGTCTACAGCTTTGTTATTTATGTCTGATACTTCTTCTGTAGTAACAGCTTCGCCGGAGCCAACGAGTTTGTCTTCCGCCGGAGAAATCTCCATTTCCGGGAACTAGAAACCTTGGAACTTCGATtgtatctctctctttctcttcagtCTGCACTTTCACTTTAGCggcaaatgaaaaaaatggctgccaaaaagaaaaaaaaaagtaatttataaataatcaaaaaaaaagaaaaaaaaaaagaaacaaacgtTTATGATTCGTCGTATGACGTATTTttacctttgtttttttgacaGCGACAGAGGGACTTTCTTACGTTGCTTCCCTAATTTCTCGGTAATTTATTGTGTGACAgccaaaaatttatttacttcttcctttgtctttctcttcaGTCTGCACTTTCCCAccttaacttttcttttcctttcagAGAtcacaaaatctcaaaacaagaaaaaatacacCCTAATTCAGTGATGCAAtgataactttaaaaaaaattggaggAGAACCTTTAAATTTATTCTTCCAAACTACCAAACACCAATAAATATTGATCTTCTCAcgcaaaagaaaaggaaagagaaagatatctGAAACatgtaattatgttttggAACTAACTATAATTTTAAGATATTCAAACCATaagcaaaacacaaatctACCGAGCACAAAGAAACCTAATTTAAAAGGTGACCTAAGGAAAGATGCTTTGGGTGACCAAGAGGCCACATATGAGAATCACAGCGTATAAGCTAAAATCCATAAGAAGTGCAtccattatcttcttcaccatcatcaccGTCTCCAAAGCGTTGCCTACTTGGTCCACAATACCCTGCCCGCTCATCACCGTCCCTGAGGCCGAGGAAGAGTCTCCACGATGACTCAGCAGAACACGTCCAAGCACAATTGTGGCATCAGTCAAGACAAGCAAGAAAACTGGCCTGAAGCTTACAATGTTGCCTAGGGAAGAGAAACCGAGATGAGATAGTATGACAACAAGTGCAATCGCAAGAGCTGTGAACATCCGTGCGTATTCCGAAGCATCAATGGCCGCTCCAATGTGCTTTGGTGTGATGGCGTTCACAAAACTAACCACAGGAATAAATGCTTGAGAAGCACCTAAATCTACCACTGATGGGTTTTGAACACTTGATGTTGTAGGAGGCGGTTGTATTGTTGTTGTGTCTCTAGGATCTGAAGCAGAGGCTTCTGCCAATGTTTCAGCATGCCTCTGAGGCTGAAGAGGTTCTTCCCTGCTTTGATGGATGATATGATCCACATTCTCAAGCATTGCAGCATCAGAGATGTTGTCCTGGTGACTTGTGAAAGCTGCAATTTCACAACCAAGGATCATCAAAATCAGCAAAGGTTAGCTTCAAGAAACGCCAAAAAGAACATTCACAATCAATGGGTTTTTCCACCACCACTAAGAACCCACTGATTGTGAATATATACAACGCCTTAAGATTTATTGGCTCCAATCAAGCAGCGTAGCAATCTTTTCCTTCCAAACTTTGTGACACAATACAAGGCAagcaaatttcaaaaacacacaacatAATAAGCTTTCCAAACACTTGACTGTGGTTGAACCACACCTATAAAGAATTTCACAGAATGGCAAAGAAAATTTCAAGGGGCGAGGTGACTTAAGCAAAAGTAGAGAACAGTGAAATCAGGTTCATAATATCTAATTTCAGCTTAAGACAAGTAGGTTCCAAGTTGAAATCTGGATTTAACAGCTTCACTGCCCATTAACTACTATACTCAGAGgacaaaataaactaaaagataaaaatgtaGATAATGCGTTGTCCTATTCTTCTCTACAAATTTGCCCTATTTCAAACATCCAATGGTTCAAGCCGGGTTCTTAACACACATGAATTCCACTCTGAAACGAGCCAAACACACATAAAATCTGATCAAAGAAGCCAATTTGATTATCCTTTCACCCAATAGAGTAAGTAAAATTCGATTGTGTCGCTCAAATTCttacacacacaaacaatCCAAGGATGACAATATTCcctagagaaagagagagcgaAAGAGTACCGATTTCTTGAGCTTTAAGAATCTGATCGCGAGGGGGAATCGTATCCGGTAAGGATTGGTCAGTTTGAAGGTCAGACTGGGAAAGGGAAGAAGTAGAATCGGAAGGAGGTGGAGAAGGAACGCCGTTGATCTGACCAGTGATAAAGGCTAAACGATCAGATCCTCTATCTAGGATCTTCCGCCTCCTGGCTTCTCTGCTGTTCGACGCCATTGCCTCACCGGAATATTTCTTGTCTTCGGAGCGAGGAAAAGAGGAAACCAATTCTCGACGGGGTCAGCTCAGCTTAGTCCTTTTTAAACGCGGATTTTAAATCACTTATTTCTTCAAACGCAAATCGTCGTCACTAAAGAGTTTGTCGCGTTTAGAATAATGGGCTTCTTAACGGGCCAATTCAAGTGTGCCCAATTActtcaaaatcctaaattGATTGGATAGGACCAAAAGTCAAAGAGAATCATCAAGACAAGTGTCTTTAGTTTTGGTCACGGCATATGCCAAAAAGGCCCAACTAGTGtaatagaaaaaagagagCGTTGCCTCCACGCGACCACGACCAGAGCCCCCACcattcctttttaaaattcaattcAATCACCCACAGTTTCTTCATCACTGCGAGAGAGACGAaaaccagagagagagagagagagagggagatgCAATCGCTGCAAGATAAGGCATCGGTGTTAAGCGGCGTCGATCAGGCTGAGGCGTTCGCCATCGACGAGTCCAATCTGTTCGACAAGCTTGGTCTTCAGACATTCATCAACCTATCCACCAATTTCTATACCAGGTATTGTGTTCGCTCTGGAGTCTGGGTTATATTATAGCTCTCACTTGCTAAGCTCCATTTTTCGATTAAAATCTGGTGTAGACTAGGAGATTTTGGTTGAAAGTGTGAACCTTTAATATTGATGAAGAATCAATTCCAGTCTCTCTGCTTGTTCAAATGAGGAATTGAGATAACTTTTCCTATGATAATGGCTTGGAATTGCAGATATGAAAGTGTTATAAGATATACTAGTTTCTGATTTGACAAGTCTCTTAAGTCCTTCTTACCTAGACaagttttaagattttgggTAATGCTTCTACTTATGGACATTGTGTTCTTAatgaatttcttgtttttgaaatGGGTATTAGGGTATatgatgacgaagaagaatgGTTTCAATCAATATTTTCTAACTCTAACAAAGAAGATGCCATCCAAAACCAGTATGAGTTCTTTGTCCAGCGTATGGGAGGCCCTCCTTTGTATTCTCAGAGAAAAGGTTTGCCtttttatcttaaatttaGATTCTTTTCCCTTAGTTATGTGTTTTAACATTCATATGCTGTTTGCTGCGATCCCTTAGTTATATATGTGTTCATAAGTTGTTGTCTGTGATTGGTTCTCTAGGTTTTTCATGCTTGACTAAAAAATTGCACATCAACTAACTCATTTGTTTTTACCCCTTCGATGCTCACTTAGTACACACACTTGTATCTGTATGATTGTATTACAAATGACATTAATGTACATATTTGATATCACACCAATTTTGAGTTGGTTTTGACTAAATATGACTTGGCATCTCCAAAATCTCTTTGCTTAACTTGTGGCTGTTTGTTTATCTTACCAATGTGTAGGTCATCCTGCTTTGATCGGACGTCACCGTCCATTTCCAGTGACCCATCAAGCTGCTGAGAGATGGCTAGAGCACATGCAAAATGCTCTGGACGATTCGGTTGACATTGACCAGgactcaaaaatcaaaatgatgaAGTTCTTTAGGTaacaccatcttcttctcagaGTCAAAAGTCACATAGTTCGATGAAAGTTTGATCGGGTGTTTTATTCAGCTTAAAACCTTAGAATTCTGTAGATATTAGCAAACAGATTTGATTGGCTACTTTTGATCTGTTTCAGACACACCGCATTTTTCCTTGTGGCTGGAAACGAGCTGAAGAATCAGAATGAGAAACCGAAGCATAAGCCTCAATGTGCTTGTAAACACGCAGCCAATAAACCAGCAGAAGAATAATTTAACTACAGATTCTTGTTCTACTTTAAGTTTCCATTCAAAGTACACAAAAGATTCTACGGAATATTGGTCTTTCCTGGAAAGCTATGTAAGAGAAATAGAACTGGTCTACTCTTGGCTCTCACTGCAAATTTGCAATAGCACTTTTTCATTAGATGGTCTGACACAAAATATGTAACATTACAAGTATAACTTTTAAGAATATGAACAATTCTAAACATTATTTACAACACTTCACCTGATTAGAAAACAAGTACTGTACTCTTCTAATAAAAGCGTTAAAATGCCCAACGGCAacccaaaagcaaaagcacCTTTACGGTTCAAATTGAAAATCTGAGCGTCAAAAcgagaaaattgaaattttaaagaaaaaaaaaaaagaatacaataATACGCGGTCACAGATAGAGAGAGCTCTGTGTATAGAAGGgaaatcaaaaattcaaacGCTACAGattctttctgtttctttctacATCTGCCTGCATTTGGGCGCTCCTCACTTCCCCGGCGTTGCAATCGCCGACTAGGGTTTTTCTTCAGATCTCCGGCGGTTACTCTATTTCCGCCGCTCATGGACTCAGATTCTTCTAAATCGCGGATTGATCAGGtcagtttctctctttctttttctctttgcttAATTTGTCTCCACGAACTTCGGACGAatgtttgtgttcttcttcatctctttctcctctttctctgTGTGAAAATTCGTGCTTGCTGCAACAACTTCAAGTTTCTCAACACTTCAAAAACTTGTGCTTTTTGAAATCTGACCTATATCGATTCAAATGGATGAACCTTGTACTTTGTTGAGTCTTCGATTCATTGGATTGTTTTGGGCACTCCCAGTAACTTGAATTGAATCACATTTTGGTGGAATCCTATCATTTGAATTTTCTACTAAGTCAGTGAAGTCTTTTCATGAACAAAGTCTTACACTTTGTTAAGGATTTTCCATGAATTAGATTAAAAAGTAAtgtttttaaagctttttcttcagtcaaattttgaaattagttAGGATGAATGAGAAGTGGGTCAAAAGTCGGAGTTTTGTGACATTGAAGCTTAAGTGTGTTTGTACtgaatcatttttcttatgttgCTTGTCACTGTACTATCAGTTTTATGTatcgaagaagaggaaacacCAGTCACCAAATTTAAAGTCTGGGAGGAATGAGAAAAATGTGAAGGTGACAGGGGAAAGATCTCCTGGAGACAAAGGCACTTTGGACAGTTACTTGAAAGCCTCTCTGGATGACAAGAGTACTACCAATAGTGGGTTGCAGGCAAGGCAGGAAGCGTTTACAAGAAAATTGGATTTGGAGGTTTCTGCTTCGTCTGTTGGTCAAAATATACACCCTTGCCTGCCTAAACCTGTAAGTTTTGCAACTTTTAAGGAGTGTTTGGGCCAGA includes:
- a CDS encoding uncharacterized protein (unknown protein; BEST Arabidopsis thaliana protein match is: unknown protein (TAIR:AT1G52343.1); Has 30201 Blast hits to 17322 proteins in 780 species: Archae - 12; Bacteria - 1396; Metazoa - 17338; Fungi - 3422; Plants - 5037; Viruses - 0; Other Eukaryotes - 2996 (source: NCBI BLink).) is translated as MASNSREARRRKILDRGSDRLAFITGQINGVPSPPPSDSTSSLSQSDLQTDQSLPDTIPPRDQILKAQEIAFTSHQDNISDAAMLENVDHIIHQSREEPLQPQRHAETLAEASASDPRDTTTIQPPPTTSSVQNPSVVDLGASQAFIPVVSFVNAITPKHIGAAIDASEYARMFTALAIALVVILSHLGFSSLGNIVSFRPVFLLVLTDATIVLGRVLLSHRGDSSSASGTVMSGQGIVDQVGNALETVMMVKKIMDALLMDFSLYAVILICGLLVTQSIFP
- the GLB3 gene encoding hemoglobin 3 (hemoglobin 3 (GLB3); CONTAINS InterPro DOMAIN/s: Globin, truncated bacterial-like (InterPro:IPR001486), Globin-like (InterPro:IPR009050), Globin (InterPro:IPR012292); Has 30201 Blast hits to 17322 proteins in 780 species: Archae - 12; Bacteria - 1396; Metazoa - 17338; Fungi - 3422; Plants - 5037; Viruses - 0; Other Eukaryotes - 2996 (source: NCBI BLink).) gives rise to the protein MQSLQDKASVLSGVDQAEAFAIDESNLFDKLGLQTFINLSTNFYTRVYDDEEEWFQSIFSNSNKEDAIQNQYEFFVQRMGGPPLYSQRKGHPALIGRHRPFPVTHQAAERWLEHMQNALDDSVDIDQDSKIKMMKFFRHTAFFLVAGNELKNQNEKPKHKPQCACKHAANKPAEE